The stretch of DNA CGTGGTACATTATCCCCATAGTACATTATCCATGTGTTGCATTATACCCACGGTACATTATCCCTGCTGTACATTAGCCCCGTAGTACATTATCCACGTGTTACATTATCCCTGTGGTACATTATTCACAATATAGCTGGTAATATGAActgtgtatgtgttttgtattagCTGACATCATCTCCACGGTGGAGTTTAACCCTTCGGGGGAGCTGCTGGCCACAGGGGACAAAGGAGGAAGAGTGGTGGTCTTCCAGAGAGAACAGGGGGTaagaaacacacactctctctctttctttctctctctttacctttgtatctctctccctccttcccctcatctctgtctaccacctccctctccccagaGAGTATAACGTGTCTAAGCTGTGTTTCTAACTAAGAGTCAGCCCCAGCGGCGAGGGGATTATTTTATTTACGGTACCTTCAAACCAACCTGTGtgttcctctgctctctctccctctcctctctccctctttctctatctccctatctctctctctccctctcctctctccctccctatctctctctctccctctttctctccctccctatctctctctctctctctctctctttcctcggtctttctctccctctctctctccccctccctctccacccagaCTAAAAGCGAGCCCCAGAAGCGAGGGGAGTATAATGTGTACAGTACGTTCCAGAGTCATGATCCAGAGTTTGACTACCTGAAGAGTCTGGAGGTAGAGGAGAAGATCAACAAGATCAGATGGCTGCCGCAGCAGAACGCTGCctacttcctcctctccaccaacggtgtgtgtgtgtgtgtgtgtgtgtgtgtgtgtgtgtgtgtgtgtgtgtgtgtgtgtgtgtgtgtgtgtgtgtgtgtgtgtgtgtgtgtgtgtgtgtgtgtgtgtgtgtgtgtgtgtgtgtgtgtgtataggagtTAGAAGCAGTGGAACCATAGCCAGAGGAGCTCCATCTGGTCGTGTGGCCCTGCTGTGTGTGTCTATTCATACGTGGGTGtccgtgcatgagtgtgtgtgtgttctgctgttGAATCCATGCGTGAAGCTCTCAATCGGCAAGGATTCTGCTGGTGGCTTTGGCTCAGTCAAGCAGAACACACACATATCTAATAGGCTAGAGGCAatgaacaaaacattaagaacaccttcctaatattgagttgcacctccccccacacacacttctGCCCTCAGAAccgcctcaattcatcagggcatggactacaagatgtcgaaagtgttccacagggatgctgacccatgttgactccaatgcttcccacagttgtgtcaagttggctggatgtcctttgggtgttggatcattcttgatacacactgaaactgttgagtgtgaaaaatccagcagcattgcagttcttgacacactcaaaccagtgcgcctggcacctactaccataccccttcaaagacattaaatcttttgtcttgcccattgaccctctgaatggcacacatacacaatccatgtctcaattgtcttaaggcttaaaaatccttctttaacctgtctcccccctttATCTACATTAATTGTGACATCAATACCTttgacctggattcacctggtcagagcAGGTgtacaatatacagtatgtatctgCCTGAACCATTATTTACAGGTTACCTACAGTACACCTGGTTTTACTGATTAACCCATGGACTTGTTTCTGATCCTCCTTATGACAGCAGTTATAACATCACTATGTCATCTCTATGACCACTGTCATAGGCAACACCATCCAGGCTGGCATCAGTCCATCACTGTGACAGATTGAACACCAGACGCAGCTCACACCACCCACACTTACGGTAGCATGGAGTTTAATACTCTCTCTttattatctctccctctccctttctctctctttcattctctctctcttacattctctcgttctctctctttttttctctctgtttcgGTCTCTCCCTTTGTGTtcggtgtacgtgtgtgtgtgtgtgtgtgtgtgtgtgtgtgtgtgtgtgtgtgtgtgtgtgtgtgtagataagACAGTGAAGCTCTGGAAGATTCGTGAGAGAGACAGACGACCAGAGGGATACAACCTGAAGGATGAAGACGGACGAATCAGACACCCATCCACAATTACCTCATTAcgggtgagaacacacacagacgcgAGCGCAAAAACacgcacagatgcacacacatgcacacagacacacaaacacagtatcTCATAAGGACAGAATAATACCAGGTCATAagagttacacacagacacacacacacagtatctcatAAGGACAGAATAATACCAGGTCATAagagttacacacagacacacacacacagtattttaTAAGGACAGAATAATACCAGGTCATAAGAGTTAATATATCGTTGTCCCGAGGGGTCCCAAGATGAGAAGAATGTTGTTTGATATCACTGACATGAATACTTTATGAACGAGGATATATAAATCAAATGCTTGTGTTTCAGTCTTCCGGCAATATACGATATTACTCTTCCAAATTAACTCATAGATGTTTGGCTATTCCAAATGACTTTGCACATTGCCATTGAATATGCAGCTCATTTCTCTCAGGACAGGTCAATTTCTCATGGTACATTCGCTCCTTATCACTGAGAGAAGAATCCGTTTTTCAATACTCTGGTATGGAGAATCATTTATATGACAGatctcaaatcaaactttatttgtcacatgcgccgaatacaacgtgtagaccttaccgtgaaatgcttacgtacaacccttaaccaacagtgcatttcaagaagagttaagaaaatatttaccaagtagactaaagtttaaaaaaagaataaaaagtaacacaataagaataacaataacgaggctatatacagggggcaccggtgtcaCGTTGTTCGTAATAAtggtcggaccaaggcgcagagtacgtagagttccacatattttattaGAGAAAGTGAAACTTATAAaaatcaaaacaataaagaataatcGAACCGTGACGACAATacagtgctaacaggcaactaaacataaacaatatcccataacccacaggtggaaTAAATGCTACTtaagtgtcatgacgttggtctgtgggtaaggtttatgacacccccccataaatacctttctcccttccctctctttctgactctacagagggacacttgaatagcctttgttaaacatagagagtctgggaacatcaaacaagtggagggaaaggaaccatatttcggtaatagaaccagtggaaaatatgcgttggtacttaatgaatatgatgtcagttcggttgtcatctgagacattatgactgatgacagaacgacataaactgtatttgggaaagtctacacattatagttatcagattcacatggaattgttgtgcaatttaaactatttgtgaaaagattaaatgtaattttagcttccaaatgagagaattggtTTTTCATAAGATtagagctctgctcaatcagtggcccgcccctgtgaagagacatgggttataaactatgaaacacacccttctctccctccactatataagcccttgacgaaaatgtaacctcctgttccgggtacattagtacaacggtccgatgtcagaaggattcagataataactacagaacgaagccaacctcagcgtgagctttggttgcgaatggtatgaactttgaactcttattcgctacagaatcgatatctcctagccgttgagttagcagcggcctttgtaaacgtgggctaggaaggacggacagagtattccgtctaccacacaacgacgacaCTACAGCGTTTCCCAttcaccaccagagacactcttcaaaggacaaaggactctgttgggcaacacggccttccatctaccaccaacctattgaagcgcagctcagagtaaatattgattgcattttccttttacaaatgggcggtaatttagaatgcataagattctgtatgcacgatagagtagctgcctatggcccgatagagacatcgcttctccctttgttcttcagttTTCCCGCTtgttcactcaaacccaacccccttttctttgtgtaaccagctgtcttATCTGTTCCGTTCGCTAGGGACATtttcctatatgacatcatttgtaatcaaggtatgattcattctgtgtatatgtaactctctttgattagttaggtatttagtaaataaataattaaacccacttttgtattgctgattcaacttgttagccagggttcgtgaagataaccaagaatttacaactttcagatgagactgaataaaggattaaatattgactgctattgatgtaaaagattatttagtctttaagagtttattcggaagataactgctctataaatattatttagtggtgccccgactttctagttaattacatttacatgattagctcaatcaggtaatattaattacagagaaaggattttatagaatagcacgtcatatcacttaatccggcattgccaaagacacgacataaGTATGATCCCAAGACACGAcataagtatgatccccaattagagacaacgataaccagctgcctccaattgggaatcatacaaatcaccaacatagaaaataaacctagaaccccacatagaaaatataaactagaacaaccccccagtcacgccctgacctactctaccatagaaaataaaagctttctatggtcaggacgtgacaacgggtaccgagtcagtgtgcgggggtacaggttagttgaggtaatttgtacatgtaggtaggggtgaagtgactatgcatagataataaacagcgagtagcagcagtgtataaaGGGGAGGggtggtcaatgtaaattgtctggtggtgattttattaattgttcagcagtctcatggcttggggacAGAAGCCGtagaggagccttttggtcctagacttggcgctccggtacagcttaccgtgcggtagcagagaacagtctataacttgggtgactggagtctctgacaattcaagagctttcctctgacaccacctattatataggtcctggatggcatgaagcttggccccaatgatgtactgggcaattcgcattaccctctgtagcgccttacggtcagatgccgagcagttgccataccaagcggtgatgcaaccagtcaggatgctctcgatggtgcagctgtagaaccttttgaggatctggggacccatgccaaatcttttcagtctcctgagggggaataggttttgtcgtgccctcttcactactgtcttggtgtgcttggaccatgatagtttgttggtgatgtggacaccaaggaacttgaaactctcgacctgctccactaaagccccgtcgatgttaatgggggcctgttcagcccgccttttcctgtagtccacgatcagctcctttgtcttgctcacattgagggagaggttggtatcctggcaccacactgccagggctctgacctcctccctataggccctCATCattatcggtgatcaggcctaccactgttttgtcgtcagaaaacttaatgatggtgttggagtcatgtttggccacgcagtcgtgggtgaacagggagtacagaaggggactaagtacacacccctgagggtccccagtgttaaggatcagcatggcagacgtgtTGGCATGCATCTAttaatggtctctctctctctgtctctctctctctctctctctctgtttctgtctctcaattcaattcaatttaaagggctttattggcatgggaaacatattttaacattgccaaagcaagttaaatagacaataaataaaattgaaaaaaaaaagaacagtaaacattatagagacatttcaaatgtcatatatcTATGATGTCCAAattgttaaagtacaaaagggaaaataaataaacataaatatggattgtatttataatagtgtttgttcttcactggtttcccttttctctctcgctctcttcaccgctctctgtctctctgtctctctctcttcactcctatcttctactgtactgtatgtcatatACCATAATGGATGACATCTGTGTGTCTCCACAGTCTGTTGGGAAGTTGGGAATAGTAGAGTGTGGCTGTTACCGAGGTTGAAAGGCATGGGGGGGAAAATGCAGTGGAATGTGAGTGTGGTTCCTCTGCAGGCCCTCCCTGGCTCCTCAGTCTTAACACAAGCTCACTAGGCCTGCTGCTATGGATCCTCAGTCCTAACACCAGCTCACTAGGCCCTCCCTGGCTCCTCAGTCCTAACACCAGTTCACTAGGCCCTCCCTGGCTCCTCAGTCCTAACACCAGCTCACTAGGCCCTCCCTGGCTCCTCAGTCCTAACACCAGCTCACTAGGCCCTCCCTGGCTCTTCAGTCCTAACACCAGCTCACTAGGCCCTCCCTGGCTCTTCAGTCCTAACACCAGCTCACTAGGCCCTCCCTGGCTCTTCAGTCCTAACACCAGCTCACTAGGCCCTCCCTGGCTCCTCAGTCCTAACACCAGCTCACTAGGCCCTCCCTGGCTCCTCAGTCCTAACACCAGCTCACTAGGCCCTCCCTGGCTCTTCAGTCCTAACACCAGCTCACTAGGCCCTCCCTGGCTCCTCAGTCCTAACACCAGCTCACTAGGCCTGCTGCTATGGATCCTCAGTCCTAACACCAGCTCACTAGGCCCTCCCTGGCTCCTCAGTCCTAACACCAGCTCACTAGGCCCTCCTTGGCTCCTCAGTCCTAACACCAGCTCACTAGGCCCTCCCTGGCTCCTCAGTCCTAACACCAGCTCACTAGGCCCTTCCTGGATCCTCAGTCCTAACACCAGCTCACTAGGCCCTCCCTGGCTCCTCAGTCCTAACACCAGTTCACTAGGCCCTCCCTGGCTCCTCAGTCCTAACACCAGATCACTAGGCCCTCCCTGGCTCCTCAGTCCTAACACCAGCTCACTAGGCCCTCCCTGGCTCTTCAGTCCTAACACCAGCTCACTAGGCCCTCCCTGGCTCCCCAGTCCTAACACCAGCTCACTAGGCCCTCCCTGGCTCCTCAGTCTTAACACCAGCTCACTAGGCCCTCCCTGGCTCTTCAGTCCTAACACCAGCTCACTAGGCCCTCCCTGGCTCTTCAGTCCTAACACCAGCTCACTAGGCCCTCCCTGGCTCTTCAGTCCTAACACCAGCTCACTAGGCCCTCCCTGGCTCCTCAGTCCTAACACCAGCTCACTAGGCCCTCCCTGGCTCCTCAGTCCTAACACCAGCTCACTAGGCCCTCCCTGGCTCCTCAGTCCTAACACCAGCTCACTAGGCCCTCCCTCGCTCCTCAGTCCTAACACCAGCTCACTAGGCCCTCCCTGGCTCCTCAGTCCTAACACAAGCTCACTAGGCCCTTCCTGGCTCCTCAGTCCTAACACCAGCTCACTAGGCCCTCCCTGGCTCCTCAGTCTTAACACCAGCTCACTAGGCCCTCCTTGGCTCCTCAGTCCTAACACCAGCTCACTAGGCCCTCCCTGGCTCCTCAGTCCTAACACCAGCTCACTAGGCCCTTCCTGGATCCTCAGTCCTAACACCAGCTCACTAGGCCCTCCCTGGCTCCTCAGTCCTAACACCAGTTCACTAGGCCCTCCCTGGCTCCTCAGTCCTAACACCAGATCACTAGGCCCTCCCTGGCTCCTCAGTCCTAACACCAGCTCACTAGGCCCTCCCTGGCTCTTCAGTCCTAACACCAGCTCACTAGGCCCTCCCTGGCTCCCCAGTCCTAACACCAGCTCACTAGGCCCTCCCTGGCTCCTCAGTCTTAACACCAGCTCACTAGGCCCTCCCTGGCTCTTCAGTCCTAACACCAGCTCACTAGGCCCTCCCTGGCTCTTCAGTCCTAACACCAGCTCACTAGGCCCTCCCTGGCTCTTCAGTCCTAACACCAGCTCACTAGGCCCTCCCTGGCTCCTCAGTCCTAACACCAGCTCACTAGGCCCTCCCTGGCTCCTCAGTCCTAACACCAGCTCACTAGGCCCTCCCTGGCTCCTCAGTCCTAACACCAGCTCACTAGGCCCTCCCTCGCTCCTCAGTCCTAACACCAGCTCACTAGGCCCTCCCTGGCTCCTCAGTCTTAACACAAGCTCACTAGGCCCTTCCTGGCTCCTCAGTCCTAACACCAGCTCACTAGGCCCTCCCTGGCTCCTCAGTCTTAACACCAGCTCACTAGGCCCTCCCTGGCTCCTCAGTCTTAACACCAGCTCACTAGGCCCTCCCTGGCTCCTCAGTCCTAACACCAACTCACTAGGCCCTCCCTGGCTCCTCAGTCCTAACACCAGCTCACTAGGCCCTCCCTGGCTCTTCAGTCCTAACACCAGCTCACTAGGCCCTCCCTGGCTCTTCAGTCCTAACACCAGCTCACTAGGCCCTCCCTGGCTCCTCAGTCCTAACACCAGCTCACTAGGCCCTCCCTGGCTCCTCAGTCCTAACACCAGCTCACTAGGCCCTCCCTGGCTCCTCAGTCCTAACACCAGCTCACTAGGCCCTCCCTCGCTCCTCAGTCCTAACACCAGCTCACTAGGCCCTCCCTGGCTCCTCAGTCCTAACACCAGCTCACTAGGCCCTCCCTGGCTCCTCAGTCTTAACACAAGCTCACTAGGCCCTTCCTGGCTCCTCAGTCCTAACACCAGCTCACTAGGCCCTCCCTGGCTCCTCAGTCTTAACACCAGCTCACTAGGCCCTCCCTGGCTCCTCAGTCCTAACACCAGCTCACTAGGCCCTCCCTGGCTCCTCAGTCCTAACACCAGCTCACTAGGCCCTCCCTGGCTCCTCAGTCTTAACACCAGCTCACTAGGCCCTCCCTGGCTCCTCAGTCCTAACACCAGCTCACTAGGCCCTCCCTGGCTCCTCAGTCTTAACACCAGCTCACTAGGCCCTCCCTGGCTCCTCAGTCCTAACACCAGCTCACTAGGCCCTCCCTGGCTCTTCAGTCCTAACACCAGCTCACTAGGCCCTCCCTGGCTCCTCAGTCCTAACGTCAGCTCACTAGGCCCTCCCTGGCTCCTCAGTCCTAACACCAGCTCACTAGGCCCTCCCTGGCTCTTCAGTCCTAACACCAGCTCACTAGGCCCTCCCTGGCTCTTCAGTCCTAACACCAGCTCACTAGGCCCTCCCTGGCTCCTCAGTCCTAACACCAGCTCACTAGGCCTGCTGCTATGGATCCTCAGTCCTAACACCAGCTCACTAGGCCTGCTGCTATGGATCCTCAGTCCTAACACCAGTTCACTAGGCCTGCTGCTGTGCTGTCTACCACTACATTAAAGTggaaatatacagtacatgaagTCATATGGAAAGATGTATATGTGTGTAGCAGAGACTGAATGGCTGTATAGAAGCAGGCATTCACGGTGTACTGAAATAGAAAGAGCCCTCAAGGTATTCATAGTCAATCTGTGAATGCTCTCACAGTCTTAGATTCTATGATCTGTGATACAATTAAGTTTGATGATATTTAAGTGATATATTCCTGAGGTCACAGTCAGTCATGTGATGTGAAAAGATGTGCTCCCTCCCTGCCAGGTGCCTGTCCTCCAGAACTCAGATCTGATGGTGGAGGCGACAGCGCGGCGTGTGTTCAGTAACGCCCACACCTACCACATCAACTCCATCTCCGTGAACTCTGACCTCCAGACCTACATCTCCACGGACGACCTCAGGGTCAACCTGTGGAACCTGGAGATCACTGACCAGAGCTTCAGTATCCTTTCACCTTTACCCCTTAACCCCATACTAACATACCCTCTGTCATAGTTTATctgtctacagtcgtggccaaaagttttgagaatgacacaaatattaattttcacaaagtctgctgcctcagtttgtatgatggtaaTTTGTATGTACTCCAGAAttttatgaagagtgatcaggtGAATTGCAACTAAtttcaaagtccctctttgccatacaaatgaactgaatccccccaaaaaacatttcatctgcatttcagccctgccacaaaaggaccagctgacatcatgtcagtgattctctcgttaacacaggtgtgagtgttgacgaggacaaggctggagatcactctgtcacactgattgagttcgaataacagactggaagcttcaaaaggagggtggtgcttggaatcattgttcttcctctgtcaaccatggttacctgcaaggaaacacatgccgtcatcattgctttgcacaaaaagggcttcacaggcaaggatattgctgccaataagattgcacctaaatcaaccatttatcggatcatcaagaacttcaaggaaaaTGATTCaactgttgtgaagaaggctacagggcgcccaagaaagtccagcaagcgccagggccgtctcctaaagttgattcagctgcgggatcggggcaccaccagtacagagcttgctcaggaatggcagcaggcaggtgtgagtgcatctgcacgcacagtgaggcgaagacttttggaggatggcctggtgtcaagaagggcagcaaagaagccacttctctccaggaaaaacatcagggacagactgatattctgcaaaaggtacagggattggactgctgaggactgggttaaagtcattttctctgatgaatcccctttccgattgtttggggcatccggaaaaaagcttgtccggagaagacaaggtcctaccatcagtcctgtgtcatgccaacagtaaagcatcctgagaccattcatgtgtggtgttgcttctcagccaagggagtgggatcactcacaattttgcctaagaacacagccatgaataaagaatggtaccaacacatccactgagagcaacttctcccaaccatccaggaacagtttggtgacgaacaatgccatttcaagcatgatggagcaccttgccataaggcaaaagtgataactaagtggctcggggaacaaaacatcgatattttgggtccatggccaggaaactccccagagcTTAATCCCATTGacaacttgtggtcaatcctcaagaggccggtggacaaacaaaacccacaaattctgacaaactccaagcattgattatgcaagaatgggctgccatcagtcaggatgtggcccagaagttaattgacagcatgccagggcggattgcagaggtcttgaaaagaagggtcaacactgcaaatattgactctgcatcaacctcatgtaattgtcaataaaatcttttgacacttatgaaatgcttgtaattatacttcagtattccatagtaacatctgacaaaaatgtctaaagacactgaagcagcaaactttgtgaaaatatatatatgtgtcgttctcaaaacgtttggccacgatCGTACAACATTTCTAGGTTACCGACTGCTGCTTCAAATAACCTAGGAACAAGTGCTAAGCCTGTATTCTGTTCGTCTGTCTTGTCTTAAACACCATTTAGCTGAACTGTTACTTGTCCCTGAGCATGCCCCTCCCCAGACATTGTGGACATTAAGCCGTGTAACATGGAGGATCTGACGGAGGTGATTACAGCAGCAGAGTTCCATCCTCAGCAGTGCAACACCTTGGcttacagcagcagcagagggTCAGTACGACTCTGTGACATGAGGAAACAGGCGCTCTGCGACACACACTGCAAGTGTGAGTACTGGGAACaggcatacacacagacacacgtattcaagcacacacacacacacacacacacacacacacacacacacacacacacacacacacacacacacacacacacacacacacacacacacacacacacacacacacacacacacacacgcacacacacacacaaacatggtaCATGGTGTGACAGCCATGCCACTCTCTGTGGAGGGGGAAAGAGATTgagaaaagaagggagagagggagggaagtcaAGTCTCTGTCTCGATTGAACCAACCTTTATCCTACTACAGTCAATGGCATGGCTAGGATTGATAACCACAAACATCAATaaggttgtctgtctgtcttctctcccagTCAAGACAATGAAAGGCTCACCGTCTCAaagcccctgtctgtctctgggaGCGTCAGATTATATGCATATCCCTCTGAAGGAAATGAATAATGAATACATTGACATTTAAGCCTGAGGATCGATGGTGTATAAtgctaaataaatatatatattataataataatatacctcCCGATGGAAACACcacggctgtgtcccaaatggcaccctatcccctatatagtgtactacttttgaccagggccctatcccctatatagtgtactacttttgaccagggcccataggggaaaGAGTGTGTT from Salvelinus fontinalis isolate EN_2023a chromosome 29, ASM2944872v1, whole genome shotgun sequence encodes:
- the LOC129827381 gene encoding serine/threonine-protein phosphatase 2A 55 kDa regulatory subunit B beta isoform-like isoform X2, whose translation is MEEETDTRKINNSFLRDHNYATEADIISTVEFNPSGELLATGDKGGRVVVFQREQGTKSEPQKRGEYNVYSTFQSHDPEFDYLKSLEVEEKINKIRWLPQQNAAYFLLSTNDKTVKLWKIRERDRRPEGYNLKDEDGRIRHPSTITSLRVPVLQNSDLMVEATARRVFSNAHTYHINSISVNSDLQTYISTDDLRVNLWNLEITDQSFNIVDIKPCNMEDLTEVITAAEFHPQQCNTLAYSSSRGSVRLCDMRKQALCDTHCKFFDEPEDPSTRSFFSEIISSISDIKFSHSGRFLMTRDYLTVKVWDLNMETRPVQTYQVHDYLRGKLCSLYENDCIFDKFECVWNGSDSVIMTGSYNNFFRMFDRNTKKDVTLEASRENSKPRAILQPRKVCVGGKRRKDEVTVDSLDFSKKILHSTWHPQENIIAVAASNNLYIFQDKVT
- the LOC129827381 gene encoding serine/threonine-protein phosphatase 2A 55 kDa regulatory subunit B beta isoform-like isoform X1, which produces MKCFSRYLPYLFRPPTTILSSTCHTEADIISTVEFNPSGELLATGDKGGRVVVFQREQGTKSEPQKRGEYNVYSTFQSHDPEFDYLKSLEVEEKINKIRWLPQQNAAYFLLSTNDKTVKLWKIRERDRRPEGYNLKDEDGRIRHPSTITSLRVPVLQNSDLMVEATARRVFSNAHTYHINSISVNSDLQTYISTDDLRVNLWNLEITDQSFNIVDIKPCNMEDLTEVITAAEFHPQQCNTLAYSSSRGSVRLCDMRKQALCDTHCKFFDEPEDPSTRSFFSEIISSISDIKFSHSGRFLMTRDYLTVKVWDLNMETRPVQTYQVHDYLRGKLCSLYENDCIFDKFECVWNGSDSVIMTGSYNNFFRMFDRNTKKDVTLEASRENSKPRAILQPRKVCVGGKRRKDEVTVDSLDFSKKILHSTWHPQENIIAVAASNNLYIFQDKVT